A genomic window from Quercus lobata isolate SW786 chromosome 10, ValleyOak3.0 Primary Assembly, whole genome shotgun sequence includes:
- the LOC115962782 gene encoding putative disease resistance protein RGA3 isoform X1 — MLAKLYIALLLLFSSSSCSFQTIITFSLSLSLSLALPELRSLHLLYLFSSYYRKRNMVRKRDRFWEYAEDLKGRFKCKFCECDFAGGASRIKCHLAGVKGHDIDICTKVSKEVQEEAALIVGEPNKKLKGASTSNRDKGREINSTSISKDVTLSRVFEKSNEEYSTEIDLSVAVEGLLAKVRSLVIDHIGFGLGDKEQLIELLVSLSKIQVVLQDTEKWQITDEPMRIRLAEFRDVVYDADDVLDEFEILKQEVQSQNQIMESIGVSLFNLITTPLNIENKMKTIIDRLLDTIKNGLRVGSMDTIPKISLDREVDSYLNDLEIVGRGYDVSKIVNMLTNASNQCISVLPIVGMAGLGKTTLAKEVYNNELIRKHFDLLAWACVTKNFNFKRILCEILQSFDKNYFSFLEYCQFQSEDKILSRLQKKLCGNKYLLVLDDVWIDDHEEWSKLRSYLLSFNSMTGNNIVVTTRSDKVANLIGTPQCQHYLEQLSKDECWSIFEKRAFANKKITRTRDLESIGREIAKRSEGFPLAAKVLGGIMCFKYDKSEWLSIQNNKIWDLLDDDTNRFFQILRLSFDNLPTPSLKQCLAYCANFQDYNIRKDEVIQHWMAEGFLESSNGSRTMMEDIGNSYFNFLLATSFFQDARKDEYGNIISCKMHDLVHDFALSIIKSETLILEGASMDCVGNAQCLFFRFVGQTTQRIPFIGDDFTKLRSLVSDYADFGSTLSNFKSLRVLKLYGGSIIELPDSIEHLIHLRLLHISRAKIKTLPKSVTKHYKLQTLTIEKCYFGFRELPEELSNLINLRHIYIDKEPLRMPKNMGLLTRLQTLPIFVVGQDEGHSIEELGALKNLRGEIDIRNLGFVEDEEEAKSAKLKEKEIFKLGLYWSWEEDYRDKDKDEKVLEGLQPHQNLKSLTIDLYGGKKLPSWVGLSLHHNLIEIKLGYFKNCEEVPTLGHLPCLRVLEIAGMWEVGCIGSEFYRDESCKNTRLFPALRILKLEYMEGCKRVDKCR, encoded by the exons ATGTTAGCAAAGTTATACATTGCTCTATTACTTCTATTCTCCTCTTCCTCTTGTTCTTTTCAGACTATTATtaccttctctctttctctttctctttctcttgctCTTCCTGAACTCCGTTCATTGCATCTACTCTACTTATTTTCAAGCTATTACA ggaaaagaaatatggttcGAAAAAGAGATCGATTTTGGGAGTATGCTGAAGATCTAAAAGGTCGTTTTAAATGTAAGTTTTGTGAATGTGATTTTGCTGGGGGTGCTTCAAGAATTAAATGTCACTTGGCTGGAGTTAAAGGTCACGATATTGATATTTGTACGAAAGTGTCTAAAGAGGTCCAAGAGGAGGCTGCTCTAATAGTTGGAGAACCTAACAAAAAACTTAAGGGTGCATCAACTTCAAACAGAGATAAAGGGAGGGAAATCAACTCAACTTCAATATCAAAGGATGTCACATTAAGCAGAGTGTTTGAAAAG AGTAATGAAGAATATAGCACTGAAATCGACCTTAGTGTTGCAGTGGAAGGACTATTAGCCAAGGTGAGATCACTTGTTATTGATCATATTGGTTTTGGATTGGGTGACAAGGAGCAGCTAATAGAGCTTCTTGTCTCAttatccaagattcaagttgTGTTACAAGACACTGAGAAATGGCAAATAACTGATGAACCTATGAGGATTAGGTTAGCGGAGTTTAGAGATGTAGTTTATGATGCTGACGATGTGCTAGATGAGTTTGAGATTCTTAAGCAAGAGGTACAATCTCAAAACCAAATAATGGAAAGTATTGGCGTTTCACTCTTTAATCTTATCACAACCCCCCTCAATATAGAAAACAAAATGAAGACCATCATCGATCGATTATTGGATACAATTAAGAATGGTCTTAGAGTGGGGTCTATGGATACAATCCCCAAGATTAGCCTGGATAGAGAGGTAGACTCCTACCTCAATGATTTAGAAATTGTAGGGAGAGGATATGATGTCTCAAAAATAGTGAACATGTTGACTAATGCAAGCAATCAATGTATCTCCGTTCTTCCTATAGTGGGTATGGCAGGTCTTGGAAAGACAACTTTAGCAAAAGAAGTTTATAACAATGAATTAATAAGGAAACATTTTGATCTACTAGCATGGGCATGTGTCActaagaattttaattttaagaggATTTTATGTGAGATTCTTCaatcttttgataaaaattatttttcattcttgGAATATTGCCAATTCCAAAGTGAAGATAAAATTCTTAGtagacttcaaaaaaaattgtgtgggAATAAATATCTTCTTGTACTTGATGATGTGTGGATTGATGATCATGAAGAATGGAGTAAATTAAGGAGTTACTTGCTTAGTTTTAATTCAATGACGGGAAATAATATTGTTGTAACAACCCGTAGTGATAAAGTCGCAAATCTCATAGGGACACCACAATGCCAACATTATCTGGAACAATTATCAAAAGATGAATGTTGGTCCATATTTGAAAAAAGAGCatttgcaaataaaaaaattactcgAACTAGAGATTTGGAGTCTATTGGAAGAGAGATTGCTAAAAGAAGTGAAGGGTTTCCATTGGCTGCAAAAGTTTTGGGAGGAATAATGtgctttaaatatgataaaAGTGAATGGTtatcaattcaaaataataaaatttgggatTTATTAGATGATGATACTAATAGATTCTTCCAGATATTGAGGTTAAGTTTTGATAATCTTCCAACACCATCTTTAAAACAATGTTTGGCATATTGTGCAAATTTTCAAGATTATAACATCAGAAAGGACGAAGTTATTCAACATTGGATGGCTGAAGGGTTCCTTGAATCATCTAATGGAAGTCGTACGATGATGGAGGATATTGGTAACTCGTATTTCAATTTCTTGTTGGCAACTTCCTTTTTCCAAGATGCTAGAAAGGATGAGTATGGTAACATTATCAGCTGCAAGATGCATGATTTGGTGCATGATTTTGCACTCTCAATTATAAAATCTGAAACTCTAATTTTGGAGGGAGCTTCAATGGATTGTGTTGGCAACGCACAATGTTTATTTTTCCGCTTCGTTGGCCAAACAACACAAAGAATTCCATTTATTGGAGATGATTTCACAAAATTGCGCAGCTTAGTTTCAGATTATGCTGACTTTGGCAGcacattatcaaattttaaaagctTACGTGTGTTAAAGTTATATGGGGGCAGTATAATAGAGTTGCCAGATTCAATTGAGCATTTGATACATTTGAGGCTTCTTCACATCTCACGTGCCAAAATTAAGACATTACCAAAATCCGTCACCAAACACTACAAATTGCAAACTTTAACAATcgaaaaatgttattttggatTCAGAGAGCTTCCAGAAGAGTTAAGCAATTTGATTAACTTGAGACATATTTATATTGATAAGGAACCTCTCCGTATGCCTAAGAATATGGGGTTGTTGACTCGCCTTCAAACATTGCCAATTTTTGTTGTGGGTCAAGATGAAGGTCATAGCATCGAAGAATTGGGAGCTTTGAAGAATCTGAGAGGAGAAATAGACATCCGCAATCTAGGTTTTGTGGAAGATgaggaagaagccaaaagtgcaaaattaaaagaaaaggaaatattcAAGTTGGGATTATACTGGAGTTGGGAAGAAGATTatagagataaagataaagatgaAAAGGTGTTGGAAGGCCTCCAGCCTCaccaaaatttgaaaagcttAACAATTGATTTGTACGGAGGAAAGAAACTCCCATCATGGGTTGGTTTGTCGCTACATCACAATTTGATTGAGATCAAATTGGGATACTTCAAGAATTGTGAAGAAGTTCCTACTCTGGGGCATTTACCCTGTCTTAGGGTTCTTGAAATAGCTGGAATGTGGGAGGTAGGATGTATAGGAAGCGAGTTTTACCGTGATGAGAGTTGCAAAAATACAAGATTATTTCCGGCATTGAGAATACTTAAATTGGAGTACATGGAAGGATGCAAAAGAGTTGACAAGTGCAGGTGA
- the LOC115962782 gene encoding putative disease resistance protein RGA3 isoform X2, producing the protein MVRKRDRFWEYAEDLKGRFKCKFCECDFAGGASRIKCHLAGVKGHDIDICTKVSKEVQEEAALIVGEPNKKLKGASTSNRDKGREINSTSISKDVTLSRVFEKSNEEYSTEIDLSVAVEGLLAKVRSLVIDHIGFGLGDKEQLIELLVSLSKIQVVLQDTEKWQITDEPMRIRLAEFRDVVYDADDVLDEFEILKQEVQSQNQIMESIGVSLFNLITTPLNIENKMKTIIDRLLDTIKNGLRVGSMDTIPKISLDREVDSYLNDLEIVGRGYDVSKIVNMLTNASNQCISVLPIVGMAGLGKTTLAKEVYNNELIRKHFDLLAWACVTKNFNFKRILCEILQSFDKNYFSFLEYCQFQSEDKILSRLQKKLCGNKYLLVLDDVWIDDHEEWSKLRSYLLSFNSMTGNNIVVTTRSDKVANLIGTPQCQHYLEQLSKDECWSIFEKRAFANKKITRTRDLESIGREIAKRSEGFPLAAKVLGGIMCFKYDKSEWLSIQNNKIWDLLDDDTNRFFQILRLSFDNLPTPSLKQCLAYCANFQDYNIRKDEVIQHWMAEGFLESSNGSRTMMEDIGNSYFNFLLATSFFQDARKDEYGNIISCKMHDLVHDFALSIIKSETLILEGASMDCVGNAQCLFFRFVGQTTQRIPFIGDDFTKLRSLVSDYADFGSTLSNFKSLRVLKLYGGSIIELPDSIEHLIHLRLLHISRAKIKTLPKSVTKHYKLQTLTIEKCYFGFRELPEELSNLINLRHIYIDKEPLRMPKNMGLLTRLQTLPIFVVGQDEGHSIEELGALKNLRGEIDIRNLGFVEDEEEAKSAKLKEKEIFKLGLYWSWEEDYRDKDKDEKVLEGLQPHQNLKSLTIDLYGGKKLPSWVGLSLHHNLIEIKLGYFKNCEEVPTLGHLPCLRVLEIAGMWEVGCIGSEFYRDESCKNTRLFPALRILKLEYMEGCKRVDKCR; encoded by the exons atggttcGAAAAAGAGATCGATTTTGGGAGTATGCTGAAGATCTAAAAGGTCGTTTTAAATGTAAGTTTTGTGAATGTGATTTTGCTGGGGGTGCTTCAAGAATTAAATGTCACTTGGCTGGAGTTAAAGGTCACGATATTGATATTTGTACGAAAGTGTCTAAAGAGGTCCAAGAGGAGGCTGCTCTAATAGTTGGAGAACCTAACAAAAAACTTAAGGGTGCATCAACTTCAAACAGAGATAAAGGGAGGGAAATCAACTCAACTTCAATATCAAAGGATGTCACATTAAGCAGAGTGTTTGAAAAG AGTAATGAAGAATATAGCACTGAAATCGACCTTAGTGTTGCAGTGGAAGGACTATTAGCCAAGGTGAGATCACTTGTTATTGATCATATTGGTTTTGGATTGGGTGACAAGGAGCAGCTAATAGAGCTTCTTGTCTCAttatccaagattcaagttgTGTTACAAGACACTGAGAAATGGCAAATAACTGATGAACCTATGAGGATTAGGTTAGCGGAGTTTAGAGATGTAGTTTATGATGCTGACGATGTGCTAGATGAGTTTGAGATTCTTAAGCAAGAGGTACAATCTCAAAACCAAATAATGGAAAGTATTGGCGTTTCACTCTTTAATCTTATCACAACCCCCCTCAATATAGAAAACAAAATGAAGACCATCATCGATCGATTATTGGATACAATTAAGAATGGTCTTAGAGTGGGGTCTATGGATACAATCCCCAAGATTAGCCTGGATAGAGAGGTAGACTCCTACCTCAATGATTTAGAAATTGTAGGGAGAGGATATGATGTCTCAAAAATAGTGAACATGTTGACTAATGCAAGCAATCAATGTATCTCCGTTCTTCCTATAGTGGGTATGGCAGGTCTTGGAAAGACAACTTTAGCAAAAGAAGTTTATAACAATGAATTAATAAGGAAACATTTTGATCTACTAGCATGGGCATGTGTCActaagaattttaattttaagaggATTTTATGTGAGATTCTTCaatcttttgataaaaattatttttcattcttgGAATATTGCCAATTCCAAAGTGAAGATAAAATTCTTAGtagacttcaaaaaaaattgtgtgggAATAAATATCTTCTTGTACTTGATGATGTGTGGATTGATGATCATGAAGAATGGAGTAAATTAAGGAGTTACTTGCTTAGTTTTAATTCAATGACGGGAAATAATATTGTTGTAACAACCCGTAGTGATAAAGTCGCAAATCTCATAGGGACACCACAATGCCAACATTATCTGGAACAATTATCAAAAGATGAATGTTGGTCCATATTTGAAAAAAGAGCatttgcaaataaaaaaattactcgAACTAGAGATTTGGAGTCTATTGGAAGAGAGATTGCTAAAAGAAGTGAAGGGTTTCCATTGGCTGCAAAAGTTTTGGGAGGAATAATGtgctttaaatatgataaaAGTGAATGGTtatcaattcaaaataataaaatttgggatTTATTAGATGATGATACTAATAGATTCTTCCAGATATTGAGGTTAAGTTTTGATAATCTTCCAACACCATCTTTAAAACAATGTTTGGCATATTGTGCAAATTTTCAAGATTATAACATCAGAAAGGACGAAGTTATTCAACATTGGATGGCTGAAGGGTTCCTTGAATCATCTAATGGAAGTCGTACGATGATGGAGGATATTGGTAACTCGTATTTCAATTTCTTGTTGGCAACTTCCTTTTTCCAAGATGCTAGAAAGGATGAGTATGGTAACATTATCAGCTGCAAGATGCATGATTTGGTGCATGATTTTGCACTCTCAATTATAAAATCTGAAACTCTAATTTTGGAGGGAGCTTCAATGGATTGTGTTGGCAACGCACAATGTTTATTTTTCCGCTTCGTTGGCCAAACAACACAAAGAATTCCATTTATTGGAGATGATTTCACAAAATTGCGCAGCTTAGTTTCAGATTATGCTGACTTTGGCAGcacattatcaaattttaaaagctTACGTGTGTTAAAGTTATATGGGGGCAGTATAATAGAGTTGCCAGATTCAATTGAGCATTTGATACATTTGAGGCTTCTTCACATCTCACGTGCCAAAATTAAGACATTACCAAAATCCGTCACCAAACACTACAAATTGCAAACTTTAACAATcgaaaaatgttattttggatTCAGAGAGCTTCCAGAAGAGTTAAGCAATTTGATTAACTTGAGACATATTTATATTGATAAGGAACCTCTCCGTATGCCTAAGAATATGGGGTTGTTGACTCGCCTTCAAACATTGCCAATTTTTGTTGTGGGTCAAGATGAAGGTCATAGCATCGAAGAATTGGGAGCTTTGAAGAATCTGAGAGGAGAAATAGACATCCGCAATCTAGGTTTTGTGGAAGATgaggaagaagccaaaagtgcaaaattaaaagaaaaggaaatattcAAGTTGGGATTATACTGGAGTTGGGAAGAAGATTatagagataaagataaagatgaAAAGGTGTTGGAAGGCCTCCAGCCTCaccaaaatttgaaaagcttAACAATTGATTTGTACGGAGGAAAGAAACTCCCATCATGGGTTGGTTTGTCGCTACATCACAATTTGATTGAGATCAAATTGGGATACTTCAAGAATTGTGAAGAAGTTCCTACTCTGGGGCATTTACCCTGTCTTAGGGTTCTTGAAATAGCTGGAATGTGGGAGGTAGGATGTATAGGAAGCGAGTTTTACCGTGATGAGAGTTGCAAAAATACAAGATTATTTCCGGCATTGAGAATACTTAAATTGGAGTACATGGAAGGATGCAAAAGAGTTGACAAGTGCAGGTGA